In Astyanax mexicanus isolate ESR-SI-001 chromosome 7, AstMex3_surface, whole genome shotgun sequence, the genomic stretch tttcattatttgtttattacggagtgtggcccgtgacttcaaatatatttctccttctggcccccaacaaaaaaacatcCCTGTTCTAGCCTGTTagtaaagacaaaaatatattttcttataccTTATAATCTCTACCAAAAGAGAGAACTGCAACTCCACAACAGGAGCTGGCATGACATGCTAACCAACTTAATCTCCACAAACCACAAATTCTCTTATAATATTTTCCTTGGGATGTCTTGCACTCCTCAGTTGTTTTATGGATAATGTTCTGGTTCCCTTGTGAACACACCTAAGAAGGCAGAGCAGTGGTGTATATTTCTGTCAGGAGTGTGGTGTCAGGTTAAGTAACCACTGATCTGTCGTTACAGGAGAACAGCCGTTTGGAAGAGGAGATATGTGCTCTTAAGGGGAAGCTTTTAGAATCAGAAAGCACCATCTCTAAACTAAAGAAAGATCTAGATCATGTGCTACAAGACAAGGTCAGGACATTTTGTGTGTGGTTCCTCACAAATGTTTGAATTtcctttgctttttattttttaattatggcTTGTGTTAGAACTGTGTTCTGTTTGGTTGACAGTATGGGGGCTTAGATCCAAGCAGCGCAGGACTGTTGAGCCAGGAGGAGCGTCTCTCAGGAATCATAAAGCAGTATGAACTTCAGTGCAGGGTAAGCatgcacctgtgtgtgtgtgtgtgtgtgtgtgtgtgtgtgtgtgtgtgtgtgtgtgtgtgtgtgtgtgtgtgtgtgtgtgtgtgtgtgtgtgtgtgtgtgtgtgtgtgtgtgtgtgtgtgtgtgtgtgtgtgtgtgtgtgtgtgtgtgtgtgtgtgtgtgtgtgtaaatgacacTGGATTACTGtggtaaaatataatataatatgtttcAGTGCAATTGTAAAATGGTTGCATTTCTGTATAACCCAGAGTTCCAATATATATGctttcctatttatttattttggtaaaTTAAATCAGACAACTCAAAAAAAGACAGAAGTATTGAGAATAAGCTTAGGGcattaaaatagtttatcctgtttCAGTGGAGTAACTGCCCCTGCTTTCCAGGGAAGTAAAATTTGCTGGGTGAATTTGACAGCACTTGGCTACAAATCAttattgaggtcaggatgttgaattaACCCACTACCTTATTGTCAACTCCATAACTCATCCACCACCAGCACAATCAGTCCAGAGAACACTGTTTTACTGCTTCACAACTCAATACTGGGGGAATAATGTCTCTAACCCATATCTGACATTAGGCATTGTGCCAATATGTTGACTTCCTGCAGAAAGTCCTATTATAATGGCAGTATATCTTTAGAGGGAGTATACAATATGtaacaatctgtgtcagcaatagatgcaacttaaagtagcttatTGTCCTCAAATATTTCATTTGTGGCCGTGCTTTATTAAGGGAATATGTGAATATGTACTGATTCgcttcattatttttaaaaatgtcattttgtTGGAATCCACCATTGTTCCAAAATCAATTTTATAAATGTATCTGTCAAcacacatttcagtgtaattaaataagcattttgtgcatttaaattaaacattttaactgtTCTCTGGGTTAGCATAGTGTTTCCAGGAatttcagaaaacaaacaaaaaaaatccaatttaaaGATTCTTATGAGCATATAGAGAAGATAAGACTTTTACATCAGTATTTATTGCTGCTTTGGTAATGCAGAATATGTAGGTAATATGATTCTGCTGTGCACATAGATCagattttctttttacttatcTTTTCTTTTTAGTTATCTGTGAAATCACAATGATtacctagtgaaaaaagtagattaaagtatactaagtgtatatatgtatatatatatatatatatatatatatatatatatatatatatatatatatatatatatatatatatatatatatatatatatacagttatagtatatatatatatgtgtgtgtgtgtgtgtgtgtgtgtggctacaagttagtgcactatagcataaaaatgcttagtatactttaatcatttttgctcactactatatatatttatcctTATAAAGAATCTTATGTACACAGGTACAAAACAGTACAATGCAAAATCAAACATACACCTTTACAAATACAGTTACTGATGTAATACAGTTTTGTTCTTTAAAGTACAGAATTTATACTATCACATACTTTTATTTGCGTGCGTGTAGAGCATTCATATATCATTTATTATTTCCCTGCAGCGAACCATTATATAATCCCAAACACTGACTCTAACTGTGTAACTGTATCTCAAACACTGAGATTCAGTATAAAGAGAAATGTGTATAGAATCCCCCTGTGTTAAAACATATCTTGAACTGTTTAAACTGTAGCTTCATGAAGCTGCAGTACCCCATGATGTCCAGGAGATGGTAGATGTGTTCTACGGGTAAAATAACGTGTACTGGGATTCTACCAGTAGCTTTAGTTCTGTGGGCAGAAGTGCAGTTGATATAAATAAATTATCTGAATCAGTAGTTTCCAACCGTGGTCATGGAGGACTATAATCAGCCCTGCACATTATAGTGGTTTGCACTATTTCctgaggtgtcaagtaacaaagtacaacTACTTTGTGACCttacttaagaaaaaaaattgtttatctATActatactggagtaattatttttcagatgacttttcatttctaatctttacattttaaaaataaccttTTCCCTCATATTTCATTTAAGCCTCTTTTTTATTACAGCTTCTcattgtacaaaaaaacaaagaaaaaaggttGTGACATCAGGGAAATCAAGGGCAAggaaaataatgtgttttaaagcaggataaactgAACAATGCTACAGAAAAATGTGTATTTGCTAAAGGTgtatatactgtagatactgGTGGTCCTAGGtaaaatcaatactctggtgatttgCTTCCTGGTGATCGTGTTAGTATGTGATGTCAgagagaggtgcattctgggtatcgtagtctggaGGCTGGAGATTGCGGGTAGAGCTGAGTGCAGGAGAGACAGGTGTGCCTttgattaaagtatactaagcattattatgctatagtgcactaaagtgtacttgtagccacattattaatcagtatatttaaagagtgctaaaatggaacaactttaatttattatactataatttaattttaaatttttacaaaagttttacttaaattgtgctaagtgtacttaactgtactaaaatgtaactattttaaatatacttacgtaacatttaaacatactacttcatgtatgtaaacccatatttaaaacatacagtaaaattataacacatttaatgagtattacaactgcgtcactattatacactgagtatattagaaatgtactaagaattaatgttaaatatatttacattacagtacaaatatacagtgcaaatatgcttcttgttcctgtataTTGTACgaagcacacttctagtacactttgttgggtataaaaacaaacatttgatgaaagcatgatattaatatattttaagtaagtacataaatctgtttgtatatttacagcatacttagatatTTCTCAATATCTACAATAAAGCATATTTTTCCCCATCAGGATTGCTAATCTTTATCTAGTTATAGATAGTTTCACTAGCAGGTTGGTGATGACATACCAAAGTATGACTGGTTCTGTATTGTGTAACAGGAGTTGCAGGACAGGAATGACGAGTTAAGCTCTGAACTAGAAGTACTAAGGTGTCAAGGCTCAGGAAAAAGAAGCAGGCGATCTCGGGACAGCTTCTCCAATCACACCTGGTCCAGCCGCAGAGCTCTGACCACTGAGTCCGATTCAGGTAAATGTTATGGAAATTGAGTTTTCTAATAGTTGGATAGAACGCTATTGTACCAAATTGTATTGGACCAAATTGTTCTTTCCATCTGTTTACAGATGACCCAGAAATGAAAAGAGTCACATCTCCTCAGGTTAAGAAAAACTCTGAAAAGAATGGTAAGCTATGCTAAGACATGAGATTCATCATATCCAACAAGGGCTAGATAAATGTCTTACACAATTTTGTCTTTATTGTGTTGGCAGCCTTAGGTTCCTTGGAAAGTTTGGCTCCGACAGTGAGCATTGAGACAGAGCTAGCCATGGAGCAACTGAAGGATCAAGTTCAGGATCTGAAGATCCAGCTGGAGACCAAGGTACAAATACTGAAAGTAAAATACAGTTACCACAACAAACATACCTTGTTTATGATTATGCTAAAACACTATTGTGCATGTACAAAGACGTAGTTTATTGCAATTATCTCCAGCACTATATATCATCAAATTATAATAGGTTATTGTGACATACCTAGTAGTAAGGGGGTGAACGGTCAGCTGTGcacttttattttgtctttttttgaagGTATTGAGTAGTGAGTATTTTGGTAGATAGTGAGTAAGAAATGTTTTCTATAAAATGGGGGGGGGAATAAACAAAATTTAGGTTCCAAGGTAGCCATTGTTATTTATAGCACTCAGTAAAAAGTGCTTAGTGATTTAGATGTGTAGagaatttttttctattaattatcATCTTCATTAGCCCTGTGCTTTCAGTACAAAAGTAGACTTCATACTGTAGAAATTGTGTCAGGTGTTAACTATTACATTTCACTGAAATGAGGCCTGaattttgctttgcattattaatAGTTAAATTTCTACGAGCGGAACATAGAGCTGATGAAGCAGAACATGGAAGTTGAGCGGAAAGAGATTGCACAGGGCTACAAGATGGAAATCAGCGAGCTGGAGGAGCAGAAGATCCTGGCAGAGGAACGACTGGAGCAGCTACGCCAGACTGTGGAGAGGCTAGAGGGAGAACTAAGGGTTAAGGGAGAGGGCATGGCCTGGGGGTCTGAGCAGGAGCGACGGGCTCAGCGTGAACAGGCTGAACTGGAGCAGAACTACGCCCGTGAGATAAGCAACATTGTCCATCGCCTCACCTCAGAGAAAGATCAGCTGGAGGCAGAGCTTAAGCTGAAGATGGACCAGGAAGTGCTTCTTGCTAGGTGGGTTTATCCTGTGCTCTCTTAAGCTCTAGATGTAGTTAAAAAGTAGAAGTGACCTTTCAATGTTTAATTTTAGAAATACTGGTTCTGTAGAATGGAAACCTGTGTTTAACTTGGCAAAATTAAATAAGGAGAGTGTGATAGATATAAGTGAAACAGTGAGAACCTCAAAACACCATTAACTCCACCTTCAAAATTCAGAATCAGAATCTGAATCACTTTATTTTGCCAAGTACgttacacatacaaggaatttggcttGATGAAAGCAAAACATGTATGACATGTAACAGTGACAAAGACTATTGACAAACATTACACTATAAAAGAAGGtacaataaatagaaaaagaatatagttaaaagtactaaaggaataaagagcaCAGAAGAGCAATAGAAGCAAAgagagaaattaaataaaataaaatcagtactgtacacatatgaatattattgtatccAGATATTCCTGAGGTaagtttatgttaaatattgtatAGAAAGTTGCAGATGTTGTTTACATTACAGAAGaacatctgtacagctgtgcaaataagcaGAGTGTAAGTGAGCGAATTCTAAATCCTGTcagtacagttcagtgagtgaggtTTGAAGACTCTAGAGGTGTCCACTATGGTTGAgaagtgctacagctctgggagAGAAGCTGAAGTGtgtcgtgttgtgctggttttgatggAGTCAGGAAGAGGTGATGTCCAATATGTGAAGGTTCATTTGTAAAAACAACTCGCCGAGTTTGACGTGCAATAGACAAAAGTAATTTACAAAAACAATCACCACACGGAGGAACTGTGGCTACCATCCTCGGCGCCAGCTAGTGCACGTCTTTAATATAGTAAACAGAAAACACTCACAAAGTCAGTATTCTTGACTCAAATTTACTTCCCCAATATTTCTACACATCCAGCCCACTAGTGAAAgctttttaagaataaaaattaagctaaaacaaaatacatttttacttaGAGTTAAAAGAAGGACCTTGGTATGGTAGGTTTTCCTGTGCAAGAACTAAAGTCACACCAGCGAGTGGTGATTTGTGCTAGGCTAAATTACATAAACAAATGACTGGCCTGGCTTTTACTAGCTCTTTTCTTCAACTTAAACACTCATTTAAAATCACGCTTTACTGCCTAAATAGTTACACATCAGAAAGAGAAACTCGACTGTCATAGGAGGAAACTAAAGCTGCAAAGATTACAGTTCTGATTGcataaaagtaaactttttttttctcagattttataAACATGATGGTGTATTTGTATAATGGACAGTTTGGAAAATTGGATTTAAACCATTGCAATGTCACCTTTCTTactgtattgtaatatattgaaatatatttaatCCTAACTGCGTAGGGCtgtcaatacacagccctactggAGAACAGGTAGTGCTTTTTTGTGTCTTTTGCTATCTACAATTGATCGTTACTATCGGTAATGTCAATAAGCAGTCTATACTAGTGCTACTATTTTTTTCAATGACATTTATTTGTACTTTACTTTCTCTTCAGTTCACTAGAACAGAGGATCCCTCTCCCTTGTACAAAACTACACATTGTGCATGACTCCACTGCCCCcaaaccattttatttatttttcatatttattccCTTAACATATCACCTAGTATCTTGGTATCCAGAACAGCTGCCCACTGATTGTAGATGTGCATTTATAAAACTGAAGCATTTTGCTGTGTACCAGGGAGGAAATGGAGCAACAGATTTTGCACATCCAGACTGAGTCCAGCGAGACTCAGCGACGACTGCAGCAGCAGCTGCATGAGCAGGCTGAGCAGCACTGCAGAGAGATGGGGACGTGGGAGGCTAgagtgctggagctggagctggaggtgcGCAGGGAGCACCTACTTGGCGCAGAACGTTTGGGAGAAGAGCAGGCTCGGATCTGCAGCAGCTTTGCTCAGGAGAGGAAGAGACTGGAAGAGAAGCACCAGGAGGAGGTCAGGGAGCTGAGAGAGTGTATCTGCAGGATGCAGACTGAGGCTGAATTGGAATGTAATGCTGAGAATGAGTTGCTCAGTCTACAGAGGCAGCTAGAAGAGAAGCTGGAGGAGATGTGCATCGAGCTGGAAGACAACACTGTCTCAATGAAAGCGCAGGATGCACTTATACAGAATTTGACTTCAGAGCTGCATGCCAAAGAGAGGGAGATGGACCTTAAGAAGGAAAGAGAGCAAAAGCTTCTCAGTAAAGTGTCACAGCTTGAGCATAAACTTAATTCGGaacgagaaaagaagagagaactTCTTGACCAGATTTCTCGACAAAAGGTGGAAAATGCCAAAGAAGAAGAGCTTCTCAGCAGGTTGTCACAGCTTGAAGAGAGGCATACAAATAATCAAAAGGGCATGAAAACAGAAATTGAGACATTACAAAAGGAAAAGGAAGAAATGCAGGAAAACTACAATAGTATGTCATCTATATATGTCCAGCAGCAAGCCCAGCTAGAGAAACAAGAACAGGAACTAGAGCAGCTTAGAGGAAACTTGGAGGATACACATATAGCCCTGAAAAATAGAGATGATGACTTGTCAAGACAAGCCTATGAGCTAGAATCTGTGGAGAAACAAAAAGGCAAGCTTGTGGAGGAACTTACAAATCAAGTTGTTGTTTTTAATGACCTTCAGAAAGAAGTTCAACGGCTATCTGAGGACTGGAATCAGTTGAATGAGATGGCCCAAAATTTGCAGAATGCCTTAAGCCAGGAGCAGAGCAAGGTTACCCAGCTCCAAAAAACAAGGAACTTGGAACAAGAAGAGAAGAGCCAACTTTTACAGGAGAGAGCAAGTTACTGTCATCTTTCAGACCAGCTATCTTCCCAAATTGTGGAAATGGAAGCTGAGACAACCAAACTCAAGGAGGATCTTGAGGAACTAAGATTAGAGGTATGTCACAAGGACAGCCTAATACTAGAACTTCAGAATCAGCAAGAAGCCAAAGCCAAAGAAATGGATTTGCTCTGGAGTGAAGTACGTCAGAAGATGGACTTGTTCCAAAACGTCAGCCAGCTCACAAGTGAGGTGGAACGCTTGAGTAGGCTGTTGGAGGACAAGGAGGAGGAGCTGTGCTCCATAAAAGAAGAGGCAGACAACAGCACCAATCAGCTGCAGCGATCATTGATGGACTCTCAGGCAGGTGTTCAGCGGATGGAGGAGGCATTTGCGCAGGAGAAGAACCAAATGAGGGAGCAATTGCTGGGAATGGAAAGACTGGTCTTGGCTCTGGAAACCGTGATGGACCCAGCTAGTCCACACAGGTTTGTGGAACTCGGCGTGGTAGatgaaataaaatgagaaaacagATTAATCCTCGCCGTCTTGATCACTGTTTTGCTTCTACaacatggataaaaaaaaaagagttgaatGATGTAGTTGCAAGAGCACTCACCATTGTTTTCTATACCCAATTGTGTGTCGTGGAATGAAATTGCATTTAACACCTCTCACTTGCATTTTGATCTTTCTGACATCAGCACgtcctgattttttatttttttttcagttcactTGCCTCCTACTAACTGAATTTTTCTTGATGTTTGTTTATGCATGATTTATTTAGAACTGATTGACATTTAATACACCCATGTGCAGTGTTGCATCCTTTCACAACTAATTTATTTGTCTAATCTGTTTTTTGTGTAATACTATACTAAAATGTGATGAATTTCTCAAAAGGAATTAAATACCTAATGTGCTCTTCCTGTTTTCCCAACTGTAGAGCTCGCCTTGATGAGGTTAATTCTGAAAACAGTGCACTGAAAGAAAGATTGGCAGTCTTGCACCAGGATGTGATGAGACTTGAAGAGGAAGTCAGCAAAAAGAGGTAAGGAGAGAAATTGTGAAGGTGTCATCCCTTTTTTGATAGAGCATTAAGGGAATTAtgcaaaatgtataaataattcacattttcCTTTGTAATAAATGGCCTGTAATTGATTTTTGTCAGGAGGAAACTTGAGGAAACCGAGAGAGAATATACTACGATACGGGATGAAGTGGAGAGGTTACACAAAGAGGCAAGGATATTTTTCTGGAGATGCTttgaaaaaagatagaaaaaaagacagaaaattaAGCGTTTGTCTAAAGGATTTGACTGAATACCAAATACATTTTGTTTGTAGGTTTTCATTGATTTTGGCAACTTTTATCATTGAATaaattaaatggcctaaatgtatttgttttgcttttcaaAAAGAAAAGCTGTTATAAAAACCACAGCCTTTTTAATATCCCAGCGGACAAATCTAtgaagcacaatacatttacctcagcagtgcgattttaatcatgaatttgtTTTAGCAGtaataaatgtacattattattgCAATATTCCAAGCATAAATGAACCACAGTATAGCTAATCAAGTAATATGATTGAAATGGTATACACTTAAAGGCAGCCAGTCCTGTTTTGGTAAAcgaacaaatgctaaggctaagatAACTCTAAATTAAGTTAGTCCTGTTCAACTTGTATCTCTCAGCTGGAAAACTTGTGAACAGTTTGTGACGAAAACTGAGTAAACAGATACTGTAGATGATGATTGATGGTaaactttattttgtttaatttacgTAGGTAGAGCTTAAAAATGAACATAATCTGCTGTATGTATGCTTATCCTGCTGACTCCCACACCCTCTGTTTACTGTTTAGCAGCACATTAAGTGCTGCCAGGGGCCTGGAAAGGAGTCTGGGAAGGGGACAGCCTAAAACAAACCCCTATGTTGCTctattagaggaaacactgcagtaGGACTTAAAAATAATCACgtcatttgttcattttaaattatttagtcaTTTAACTCATTTAGCTGAACAACATTTGTGCCGTTTTCAAACTAATTATTTTGATTGCCAATCATTGTAAACAAAGATTTACACATATTTTGTAGTAACCACACAATTGTGTTCTCTCTCATTAAAACAGAACTGCAAGTGTCGAGAAGAAGTGCTGGAGCTTAGTACTCGAAACCTGCAGCTGAGTAATGAAAATGCAGAGTTGAACTGTCACCTTCGTTCTGACCAGGGAGCAGTTCAGAGGCTGACTGAAAGTCTTGCACAGGCCTCTCAGGAGCAGGAACAGGCAGCTCTGTCTATCAAACAGCTGCAGGAGACATCAAGCCAGCTGGAGAATGAGAAGCTTCGTCTGCAGGTCAGCAAGCAAGAGGAAAAGGAGCACCTGGAAAGGGAACTAAAAGTGGCCAGGGACAaggtaaaatgcaaaaaaattgaCACAACATAAAGCAtgctttttactttttgttttactcTGATTTGCCAAAAGTCATGTCCCATAGAAAGTGGATGTTATGTCTACAACAGTGATTTGTCTGTTTGCACGAACAATTCAAGCCATACACCACCAGTCACAATTATTactacccactgtgctgtccactgtgggtagtaatgcatTCTATAGCCCAATCTGGATGGGATTAATTTcttagggggacatctgtgaaaaaatatttactCTTCTACTCAATGATAAAACTATTGCATCCAAACTGAGAAAAcacagaaagccaaaaaactcactggtcctcctgtcacatgacattgcgtccATTTTCACTCACTCTTGTGTTTatatggatctccgtggaaacttgtgcccaaagtgtaattacggtgcgtggcagtggacaaatagctattttattaaacgtgaggtaatgaaactcagagatttacatctggatgggactaaacttaccggaggaccacagagttcagcgaaaaacagtaggtaaatcagcctgtaattttctcacaggacgtctgagaaaaacatgtacccCCAAcccacaataaaagaaaaaacccAGGACCCTCTAAGAaaataatcctgtccggatagggatTATGATGTATTCTTGGTAAACCGTATATATAATACTTTGAATTGTGGAATGTTAAATGGCTGCAAACTTTGGAAGTGGTATGTTCCATCCATCTCTCACCCACCATCACTATGAcgttgccttgtcatgagcacactggccaggaTTAAAGCTCACATACACAGGCCTGGGTGTTCCAAGCCATCCCCTAAAGTTACACTTCATTACCAGTTTACTTACAGCTCTTCCATTTTATCCTTTTAGCATGCCAGTGTATATTGTTCTTCAAATTTGTGAATGTTTTCAACAAATGCATGTATAATTTAAGATGATTCATTACTTCATAGTAACATGGTCTAAGTGTTTCTATTGAAATTTTTATTCCTTTGACAGCTTAAACAACTGACTGAAATGGAGTCTGCTCTGTCCAGCTTAACTCTGAAAAACCAGTCACTACAGCAGGACAAGGACAGCTTGTTGAGGGAAGCAGAGGAAAGAAACAAAAAGGTGAGAAACATTTGAAATGTTAAAACTCCCCAGAACTTTTGATCATATTCTTGTTCTAAGCAaagcaaatataaatattgcAGATTGAGACCCTTCAGGAGCGCATCAGCGGCCTTGAAACACAGACATCCCAGCTTCACTCACAACTTTATTCAATGAGCAAAGAAAAGGAAGATCACGTTCAGGAGATGTCTGCACATCGCAAGCTGCTGAACGAGTCTCAGGAAAAGGTAGACATGCTTCAGTGAAAAGAGGAACAGAACTTACTAACATTTGATTTGTTGTAATGAGAATGGAAAATGATATGTTGTAACTAAAAATCCGCTAACTCTGTTCGATAGGTCTTGGAGCTTGAGGCCAGTATGCGTGAGCTGTGTAAAGAGAAGGAGCAGCTTCAGGAGATTCTCAGGATACAACAGCAGACAGCAGTCTCTGCCCAGCAGGAAGAGCTAAGAACTGTGAGAACGCACAACCAGGAGCTTCTGGAAAAGGTTAGTCAGGAAAGAGTCTAGGGTCTGACCAGTGTTGATTTAAGCTATTTCAAACTGTGTTTCTGAATTTTTAGCTTCCTAAAATAAGTATACATATTATGTCATTCATAATTAGATTACTGACATtatctaattatttaaaaaatcatggaAACAGCATACTTCAATTTATTAGGTTGGAGTACAACAGAGAAATCTGAAGAGAGCTCCATGTATACTTTTAACTGAAAACTGACAGTGGTGTCAGAAATAATTAAGCAGTGTTCAACACAGCACCTACGATGCTAAAACTGAGGATTTGAATAAACTTCTTAATTATAATGTTCATATTGCATCTctgcgtttaaaaaaaaaaaaaagctgcggTATGAAGTTTagattttcattttgtttacattacatcTTATTCtgttttaactgaaaaaaaaaatcagatttacctactccatttttttttacccaagTGTTTGtacacatttactgtattttacacactataatgcacactaaaaatcctttaattttcccaaaaatcatcagtgcaccttataatcttgAAATCGTCTTATATATgaactttaccagtcaggtacaaaggagcagtaaagccactccaccaaactgcagtgttattcaggagtttcagtttagttctccagcactggggctggagtagcattagctgctaaccgctatttctctgttcagaggggagggttatcggcctgtagcctgctcctaacccccgctcgcactgctggagcggttagccgctaacgctaatgctccagccttagcacTACAGAAATTTGtttatctaagcttactgtaaattttaaaaaagtgctttactcacccaaataaacagttttaaggagagaaatcagtgtagatttacatccagcgctcaattcactttaaaataaagtattttttattacagttttgtttacttagcttagctttacttaacttagcttgtAAACACAATAATGCATGACCTTTGTCAGGTTCTTCTTGAAAACCCAGTTTTTAATATTTGCACGTATTTCCATGTATTAGAAGGGTTCACATGTGTATGCATTTGACATCTATGTAATGCAAATTTGTGgcgttttaattttttccaggtcTCAGCCTTTGAATCCAAGCTGCAGATGCAGGAGTTAGATCTTCAAAAAGTAAAACATGAATGCCTCACCTTGAAGAACAAAAATGCAGAGCTGGAGACTGCCAAGCACAGGGCCGAGGAACAGGTACGGGTGTATTActgatatagtatgtgttttaatATTTCAAGCATTAAAAATGTGTGCGTGCATGTATACAACatcctattatttattatttattgcgcAGGCTTTAAGGGCAAACACTGATCTGTCACTGAGCCAAGCCCAGCATGTGCGTGAGGTACAGCAGCTCCGGGAGCAGGTAGGCACTGGTAACCGAGAGCAGCTGGCTCACATGCATGCTCAGCTGACTGAGCAACAGAGCAGAACTCAGCAGCTGGCAGAGCAGCTTCGGA encodes the following:
- the ninl gene encoding ninein-like protein isoform X2 — protein: MDEEEQNRYVAQLKEEFDSCDTTGTGYLDKEELTALCHKLSLDAHLPLLLDTLLGPQHYARVNFEEFKEGFVAVLSRSLDFSTSEEESSYLEPVPEEVKPKFVKGTKRYGRRSRPDKTSSVLTADLEDSPPFGADQDEAPSTGVRRAKLRRSTSLESVESLKSDEDTGSNKDSIQHSFEAQGQLKRWKPDSLGSPTQTTGPCQEVTDGQVKAVWEELGVGSGGSLDRQELSLVCDHIGLKNLQSEELDALFKKLDKDQDGKVSLTEFQKGLFRHGDLPEPTAASTPLRASTQRTFSQALEERVGRSTSPSLLSATVGQRLLTRLDDGSGCTSPERVVTLWNDEGIRNSRDILQTLDFSLEERLSLAELTLALDNELLVSGNGIHQAALISYKDEIQFLQVLANQACQERDKAKADLEMADRRNLQLVREIDDRHATIESLNESKIKDLEQDFRDKLTALRSETDQENEVLLQQMERERTKLREEVEHLKAQEATLQEEANNAMKENSRLEEEICALKGKLLESESTISKLKKDLDHVLQDKYGGLDPSSAGLLSQEERLSGIIKQYELQCRELQDRNDELSSELEVLRCQGSGKRSRRSRDSFSNHTWSSRRALTTESDSDDPEMKRVTSPQVKKNSEKNALGSLESLAPTVSIETELAMEQLKDQVQDLKIQLETKLNFYERNIELMKQNMEVERKEIAQGYKMEISELEEQKILAEERLEQLRQTVERLEGELRVKGEGMAWGSEQERRAQREQAELEQNYAREISNIVHRLTSEKDQLEAELKLKMDQEVLLAREEMEQQILHIQTESSETQRRLQQQLHEQAEQHCREMGTWEARVLELELEVRREHLLGAERLGEEQARICSSFAQERKRLEEKHQEEVRELRECICRMQTEAELECNAENELLSLQRQLEEKLEEMCIELEDNTVSMKAQDALIQNLTSELHAKEREMDLKKEREQKLLSKVSQLEHKLNSEREKKRELLDQISRQKVENAKEEELLSRLSQLEERHTNNQKGMKTEIETLQKEKEEMQENYNSMSSIYVQQQAQLEKQEQELEQLRGNLEDTHIALKNRDDDLSRQAYELESVEKQKGKLVEELTNQVVVFNDLQKEVQRLSEDWNQLNEMAQNLQNALSQEQSKVTQLQKTRNLEQEEKSQLLQERASYCHLSDQLSSQIVEMEAETTKLKEDLEELRLEVCHKDSLILELQNQQEAKAKEMDLLWSEVRQKMDLFQNVSQLTSEVERLSRLLEDKEEELCSIKEEADNSTNQLQRSLMDSQAGVQRMEEAFAQEKNQMREQLLGMERLVLALETVMDPASPHRARLDEVNSENSALKERLAVLHQDVMRLEEEVSKKRRKLEETEREYTTIRDEVERLHKENCKCREEVLELSTRNLQLSNENAELNCHLRSDQGAVQRLTESLAQASQEQEQAALSIKQLQETSSQLENEKLRLQVSKQEEKEHLERELKVARDKLKQLTEMESALSSLTLKNQSLQQDKDSLLREAEERNKKIETLQERISGLETQTSQLHSQLYSMSKEKEDHVQEMSAHRKLLNESQEKVLELEASMRELCKEKEQLQEILRIQQQTAVSAQQEELRTVRTHNQELLEKVSAFESKLQMQELDLQKVKHECLTLKNKNAELETAKHRAEEQALRANTDLSLSQAQHVREVQQLREQVGTGNREQLAHMHAQLTEQQSRTQQLAEQLRTQGQQASTQLSLQQEQYEKVMENMQERMEEVEAKLKSVRLMLQEKVNQLKEQLAKNAKSDLLLKDLYVENSQLMKALQVTEQRQKSAEKKSFLLEEKVAALNKLLRKIAPASLSA